The region TGCCCAATTTCTCTGTTTTTGCCATCAATTTTGTCTTtctaaattttaaatttctaaAAACATTGGATATTGCCTTACAAAATTAATCAGATTTAAGGAACAAGAACGTTAACATGGTCCCTAAGCATCAGAAGCTCAGCATTCTGTGGTCACATTTcgtacatttttttaaaccccATTCAGAATTTCCCAAATTCGCGCATCGTTTTACTATTTTCTATCAAATTACTATCAACAGTTTATCCATATTCTAGACACTGTAACTCGTTTTTCAGTCATATGAACGAGTGGTCTCAAAATTGCCATGCTATTTATCATTgatcttcctttttcattGCTAAACTATACAATCTCGTCGAAAACCATAAACCCTGGTGTAGAGCCTGAACGAGAgttaacaaataaaaaacaataacacaTTACAAAATCAGGAGTTAGCAGCAGCGTTAGAGTACACCGTTCATTACAAAGTTAAAGTAAGGATCGTGAAATGCCAGAGCGTTAAGTTATGTTTATAGCAGCAAAAGGACCAACGACGTTAAACATACGGTCCGTCATtgtatatgttaaaaaaaggaccaacgaaattaaaaaataacagAAGCGATCGTATTTTATTGATAAAGTaacaatttcatttaataatGGTTTACTGCAAACCCCTAGAACGTATGATTCTACCAGTTGAACCAACGATTGCAATCATTTTGTATTTTGCGCTAATCAAGATGCTCTTATTCgttattatttatttcttatCAGTAGCTTTGAATTAGATTATCAAATAATAGAAATTTGTTAAAATTGTTGTAatcttacaaaaaaaatcgtcaaattgTGATAATTGTTGGTCGTGCTCTAAACACGAAAACACATATTGTGATGCTATTTGTTGGTTACTAATTCCCACATTATGTTGAACTTGCTAGGGCAGAAAACTCTCTCTAAATTTCACCTAAAAGAAGACACTCGTTCCAGGAAAAGGAGCGCAAGTGGAGGCTACTAGCAACATGAGAAGCCATCTATCCGACGGCAGCATACCAGCCCAGCCCCATTGCACGGCTTAGGCATGGGCATGGCAAGCATCAAACTCTCCTCGAACCAGCTCGTCTCGCTAGAGTTGCTACCATGGCCGGCAAACGGCTCCGGCGCCTCCCTTCACCAGCCCAGGGCCACACTGCAACTGTTTTTCATCGAAACCTCACACCATCCTGACGGTGCAATGACGGTGGCTTATGTCTAAACGGGGGCGACCGAGTTCGGTTTGGAAATTGTCATACGCCTTTCAACATCGCCGGATCGGCACTGGATGAACGGTGTCTGGCACCAGGCACCGGCCCAACCGCAAACAGTCAAGATACGCGCCGAACCCGTTCCTATGTCCGCGCCTATTCCAATACCGGAGGAGCAGCACGGATCTGCGACGCTTCGAAGCGACCGCATCCGTCAGCGGTTTCCGCTGCCCCGCCGGTGAGTTTCCGGACCTCGAACCAATAACCCCAAGGCCACCGAGTGAGGTGTCTCCTCATTCCAGCGGAACTGAAAAGGGGTACGCGACGtgttctcgtttcgttcgccgACATGATAGGAACATGTCACCATCGATGGATGGCTGCCGGAGAGAAATCATTGATTGAAAGACCGGAACGTGAACCTCGAGATCGAATTTGATGGAGCATTGACACCTGATCGGCCTGCCCGATGGCTGCAAGTATTGATCAAGGAAAGTCTTAGTGATGAAAATCTGCAAAGTAAAAACTTCACTAAATGTTctaatcaatcaaacgaacaTTAGTTACAGTAAACAGAACGATTAAAAGCCATCATTATCGCATCTAAAGCAGatgttaaaatttaaaaatgatcCTTCTAGACCATCGGCAGAACCAGCGGCAGCGGAATGTGTGGcagttcgctcgatcgatcgtaaagaCCCCATAAACCTCGTCACGTCTGCCTGTCATATTCGGTGTCAGCTCGGATGCTGTACGGAGCAACACTATACACCCACCGGGGCTCTAATGTCCGATATCAACATGTGTTTATGATGACCATCTCGCGAGCATAAATTACTCGTCAGCTTCGCCTGACCACCCGCCCGCCAgcctctcttccctctctcgTAACCGTAGATCGTTGGACGATAAGCCACGCGCTCGCCAAGCTGAATGCTGAATCAACGGtttcatcgagcagcagcagcagcagcaacaacaacgactgACTTGCTGCCCGGGGCACCAACTGCGGCATAACTTAAATTCTATTGAGCATAATTAGTTTGTTTTGGATCCGGTTACAGTTAAACAACACCTTCATGCTTCTCGATTCGATGGCCGATGGACGACAATGTCCGCGCTCCCGCggagtgtttgctgctgccgggagCAACGAGTCCTGCATTCTGCCTTCTGAGTGGTATTGTGCTGATGCAGATTTCTCGCTACGAGAGGCATCCGTGCAGAGATCGGTTGTTGCTGGCTGTTTTGCTATCTTTCCAGTGCGCAACTTTCCTGGATTGCATTTCATCATAttcaacgagcgagcgaggattGTATCGCAATATTGAGCTGAAGAAGCAAACAGATTTCAATAACAATTGTGCGACCGTTATGCATATCGTTGTCAGACTAGACTAAAGTTTATGTTAAGTGATGGAGAAAGACTTTTCTGAAAGGATGCACTGCACACAGTTTTTAGGAAGGTAATGGTGCATTGCTAAGTAGCCATTTCTACGCTAAAAAGATATTACCAATAGACAATTAATGATGCAGCTAAtaacgatcgatgatcgaatCACAAAATGGGGTGGGGACATCAGCACCGATCAGGTAGCAGAGGAAGAGCCAGCAACGCCGAGACGATCGGAGACAAAacgtaaaacaacaaacgataaaaatcaaatcagaTCAAACGACCATAACTCACTTCGCcaccctgtctctctctcgatcttcTTGATCTCCCATACACTTCCTAGCGGGTGATGGGAACCGAGAGGCGTCCCTCGCTGgattcctcccaaaaaaataaGAACCGAAAATTTATGTCACAACATGAGCAGCATAATTGTGGTGGATAAATAACGCGCGACGCGCTACGAGAACGGCTCCCCAAGGAGAATATCTTCGCTCCGGGGCCTATCTCCCCCCGGCGCTATTACGACGCACTTCGGTGTGTCCGTTCGGTCTCGCAGCGATCGCTAGCGTTCCCCTCACCGATCCGATGTGACAATTCTAGAATTCCAAAAACGGATCGAGCCGGCACGAGAAGTCGAAAAGGCACCTAGATGTCTTGggcactctgctgctgcatcgaagcGCATTgtgtccaccatcaccaccgatgtTGCCTACCGTGGAAACCATGTTCTCTTCACCAGCCACCTCACCTTCAGCTCAGCATGTGAGACTGCGGGGAAGAATATTTATGCGTGTGCAACGGAGGGGGCACGCCGGCGTGGCGTAGTCTCTTCGACCGATcgctgttttgtttggtttggtttgtttataCGATTTTATCCTTGGTCACTTGGTACTGCAGCATGAGTTCTTGCTCCAAAACCCAAGCATTCTCGGCGAACAAATCGAAGCTTGTAACGATCGCGTTGTAAACTGTCAAAATCGTTGTCGCACCAAGTGTAGCTTTTGGAACCATTACCACCATGTTCGAGGATCGCCTTCCTCTTGTTCCTCTGTGGCTTGTGCTTTTGTGGTGTTGCACTTGCACTGGCCACGGTGGTAATTTGTATCTTTGTACGCATTTTAAAGGCAGCCTATATCGTGATGCTCTCCCAATCGAAAACATGGAGCCCAATCGGGAGGGTCGCATCTCGGTCTTTTGGGAGCACCATGTACTAACGTCCTTAATAAGTGCAGGATGCGTGCAAAATGGTGTTACTAAAAAGCAAGAAGCAGAGAGATGAAACAATAACGTGATCTGTGTACGCGATCTATccattttatttatgttttccctttgtttGCATCCGTTCGATCGTACGCGCCCACCGGCCcccgaaagaaaagaagggttAACATTTACATTTCACTCGAACATGCAAGCGTACAAATCGCGAAATTACGTTTTGCATCATCACCCCCTCCGACCGAGCCCTGGTATCGGATTGGGGGGACTCAATTCGCACATTCCCCAACACCAGGCACGTCAACTCGCGTCGATAGCGCGTCGGGTCCGCCATAAATCGATAAGATAAGCCAAATGCGATAAGGGGCTGGAGActgcaaaataaaataaaattcacaCCATCTGATCGAGctcgctgctgcgctgctgttcttgttggtgctgctgctgctgctgctgctgccgttcgaaTGGACGAATGGGAACAGAACGAACCGTTGGCGCACACCGTGGTTTCGAATTTCttgcgagcgatcgatcgagccggCTTCGCGTTGGTCCGCACCGGTGTTCGAATGTTGACGGAAGAAGCAGCCCTTTTCCCCCAATTAGTACTATCGGAATTGTTTCTGGATCTGGCGATTAAGGTCTCGGTCGCACACGCTGTCGATGCGTTGAGATCGTTCGATTGTCTCGATCAACGCGGTGATACGCTGTTAGTAGTAGTACGGAAACCGCTtgcgccaaaaaccaacgtctGTCCCCACGGCAAAAACGGACTGGTGCGGCTGGTGTGGCGGAATGTGAAATAATGGAAACGGATTTGCAGAATGCACGGTGCGTTCGCGTCGCGGCCGCGCGGTAATACAAGATGTTAAACATGATTTTATCGTacctcgcacacacagccgATGCCAGTCACCAGGGAAGACCACCTTGTGATCATTCTCCGGGCGTGGATGGTGgtcaaacgacgacgatggctacCAGAGTGAGGACACACCACCAAGCAGTAccaaagggagggagagaataCTTGCGTACCGCGCATCTGTATTTACTTTCCGGGATGCTTCGTCCATTTCGCGGCGCAAAAGatggcacgcagcagcagcggcagtgtgGTGTACTAGCAGCGCATTGGCCAAGTGTGTAAGCGATCCACCGGAAGATAAATGAATCGTAACCAAGGCTGACAGAGTCGTAAATTGCTTAACACTTTCATTTAATGCTTGCCCTCTTACGCTCGTTCTGAAGCGctcgggagagagagcgcagaAGACGCTGTCCTGCCCGGCATAGATGGAGTAAATTATTCGAAAcaaaccatccagcatccagccaaGAATAGGATGTACCATGGTGTcttatattaaaaaaaaaaaaaacacgtaatCCCTGGTGTGGCCAGTAACCGAGAACTGTCTTTAAAAAACGCGCTTATCGCTGTTAAGGACACGGATGATCAGCTGCATTCAGCTGTTGCGCTCGTTAATTGATAATGGCTCCCAAAGGGATACGCACACCTTAAGCGAAGGCGAGGCGAGTGGAATGAGGAATGTGACTTGAGCTCGATGCAATTCCCAAAAACCGATAGTTTCAATATTTTGTGTGGCCCCTAAAAAAAGCAAGATTCCCCGAATgagacacaccaccaccccgcgtATGTTCTCGTGAACGGAAAACTAAAACCACGCTCGCAGGGTGGCGCACGTGGCCCGCGTGTGACGGTGTAAGGTAGCTTATAACGAGCCGCCGGCAAATGTCGTCATGGTAACCGTTTCCTTCAAACAATGTGTTTGTTCTTACGGCGCCTCCACTTGTGCCGTGCCgtaacgtttgtttgtttgttggcggaGTGGTTTGCCGAAGGACCTTTGCATCCTTTGCCGTCGTCTCTTCGAGATAAGCGAAGATCCGTTGCTGGCATTAAAAAACGGGGTAACGAGTCCGTGGCGTGAAACATGAGTAGCGCCTCCATTCTATTCAATCTGTCCAAAAATGAGCTATTCAAGCTGGCCGATAACTTCAAGACGCTACATCGGAAGCTTAAAGTGAACCATCGCGTCGATAGGTAAGATCCCGGACCCGGAGCATCGAGTGGAGTCCTGGAGTGTGACGTGTCCGTTTTGTTCATCCACAGCAACAAAAGCGAAATCACACCGGAACTGCTGAAAACGGCCAACGTGTTCGTGCTGGCCGGACCACAGGAGAAATTTACGGAGACAGAGTTTCAACACCTGAAGGTACCGTGGCGTTATTCTGATTGCCACCGGAACAGCCGGGCTTTAATCTAAACCTTTTCTTGGTTAAACAGGACTACATCAGCGAGGGTggacggttgctgttgctgctgggagaGGGTGGAGAGGTGCAATTCAATACAAACGTAAATTTCCTGCTGGAGGACTATGGCATGACAATCAACAATGGTAATTCAAAGGGGGCCCGGGCTAATACCATCCATCTCAAATTCTTCGCTTTCGCCGCTTACAGACGTTGTCGTTCGTCCGCAGTATTACAAATACTTTCATCCCAAAGAGGCTCTTATCAGCGGTGGGGTGGCCTGTGATTCGATGAACAACCTGCTACTGGAGGCGAGCAAAAGCATACTATCGTCGTTCGATTTTATGGACGATAAGTACAAGGTGGAGGTAGGTGCATGTGGGTTTGTGGTCGGATTCCATCCTGGAACTGGAATATTAATTAATAGGGAATCCCGTGTAAATGGTTATAGTTTGTGTATCCGTTCGGTGCGACGATGAACATCATTAGTCCTTCGAACGTGCTGCTTACTACTGGGCCGGTAGTTTATCCCTTCAATCGCCCACTAGCCGGATACTATCAGAACGAAAACAATGGGAAGCTAATCGCCATCGGGTCGGGCCACATGTTCCAGGATAAGTATATCTCCAACGAGGTGAACACTACGCTGTGGGACTGCCTGTTGACGATGATTCTGCAGGATGAGTTCAAATTTAAAGCGTCCGACTTTAATGATCTGGAGGTGAGTAAAGCTGGAGGCGAATTGTTGCCGATGGATTGCTTATCCCGGGGAGAGGGCGGGCGGCCCTCGGTTGTTCTTCTGTTGTTAGATAAATGACTACGCCGTCATACCCGATACGATCTACCTGGCCGAGCAGCCGAAGATTTGCTTAATGGATTCGCTCGATTACGACATTCCGGCGGACTTTAAGAAGCTATTCGATATGTCGCTGTACTCGATCAGCAACGATCTGTTGCGCGATGTTATCAGCACGTACGAGAAGCTGGACGTGCAATATGAGCCATTGAAGATAATCAAGCCGCAGTTTGAGATTCCATTACCACCGCTCCAGCTCGCGGCAAGTATCCCGGGGAAGGGGTCCTTTCCTGTAAAGACCATCCTCACGAACGAGTAATCTCTTCGCGATTAGGTGTTTCAACCGATCTTTAGCGATCTGCCGGCACCGCCGCTGGAGTTGTTCGATTTGGATGAAGCGTTCAGCTCGGAAAAGGTACAAATCGGCCAGCTGACGAACAAGTGCCTTACGCCGGCCCTGGAAGGTCAATCGCCAGTCGATGAGAAGGAGCTGGGATACTTCATCCAGGAGTGTGGCCGTATTCTGAAAGTGTGCCAGGATGATCAAAAGATGTCGCCGAAGGAGATTCTGAACGGAATCAGCGTAAAGATAGCGCATTACAAGAAGCTCGACAAGGATTAGGGCACGACCATATATTGATCTGTTTTCCCCGGTGATTAATAAAGTAATAACGAAATACGTGAAGAGAAAAGGCAATAATCTTTGCGGAAAATTatcggaaaattggaaaaatcagAGGGCGGGCAACATCATGCAGTAGTCGGTAATTTCATGCAGCAGTAGACCATAGTTTCATgcaccccgttgacacagaacattttctcgcttctgTTAAGCcttaaagcggcccatagacgctcaactttatttgtcaatacTTGGATGCAAGTTGATTTACACCAATATTTTTAACGTGTGTGAGCTAcattgaagcttgtgtcaaaaaagttgaagattttcagccagctgaaaatatattgaagaggctgaatattggcgtcgtctgtgggccacattaacgaacacggTGTGCCTGTGGCCCtgtgattgatgaaacattaaagGCTTTGCcagactggttgcggtacgtgcgttACTTGCGAcaaatctgtacaaaatcacaacagtgctgcaactgctgcacgaaccgcaaccagtgtggcagaGCCTTTACCGCCACATCTTTTACACACATCTTGGCTGGCTCTTGTCAATTCTGTCTCGTGTGTGTGAAAGGAAGTGCGATCGAAAAAGGCCGAGCCAAAAATCTTTCTTCTCCGACTGCGATTTCTAGACTACACCAATGGCGTCCCTGTGCGGAAGAATGGTTCTGGCCGCGGCCAAGCGTAACGTGACCTACACGCCGGTGCGATTCTGCAAAAGTAAGTTTTCCGAGTCCCGTGTTGcacaacacttttttttcccgTGCGCCTGTCCCGACCGACACCGgcagagggaaagagagggagcgagcCAGCGCCGCCTGAGATACGGAGATGTTCGCTTACGTAATTTGGATCGACAAAAATCCGTATCCTTGCCACCGGGACACGCAAACTGGCCACTCGGAAGGATGCTCAAACTTGCTTTCCACCGGCGGACCTGGAGCggcgatggaaaattgtgCAACAACCGGCCTAAAGCTACGGTGTTCCGGgaggcgctcgctcgcccgtcaTCGGGACACTCGGAGCGGAACGTTGTTTTGGGTGATGGgcgtttcatttgtttgttttcggttggtCCTTTGCAGTGATGAACGATCCGATCGAACATGCGACCGGTATCGAGAAGCGTGAGCTGCTGGCCAAGCAGGCCGGCAACCCGGATCCCTTCGACATGCGCGTGTTCAAGCGCGGACCGGGCACCAAGGATAGCCCCAACCTGATTCCGTCGGCATTCGATGCGCGTCTAGTCGGTTGCGTTTGTAAGTATTTCCAGAGAAATGGTTAGCATAGTAGCCATTTGCTTACCTTCTCCTTGTGTCCTTTGTGTCTTTCAGGCGAGGAAGATCAAACTTATGTCCAGTGGATGTGGCTGTATCAGGTAAGACCCAAGGGATCACCCATCTTTTCGTCGGATGGTTGCTAGCTGCGGATGATGTGAGACTAAACCGGGATGTTCTCTCTTCCAGGGTCAACCGAAGCGCTGTGAGTGCGGACACTGGTTCAAGTTGGTAGAGAAGGCGCCCGTTTAAGTGCAGGGCGAAGGCTTCACCCCTGCCACCGCTGtagaaatgaaaggaaaaacaaaaccgattaatatttaaaaacctCTGGAGCGCATTAACTAATAAAGAGATCCAGATCGTTAAAAAGCGTAAGCGGGGTAGTGGTCTGCAGTAGCAAATGGTGAATGTAATTTCGAAACGACATCTTCTCCATCAATTGAGCTTTGTTCGCCTAAGTTGTCTAGTGTGTTTGCAGACCGCAGTTCCGTCCTAAGGGACTCCCGCTAGCCCAGGGGCCGCATGAACCTGCCCTTCGCAATGATTGGATAGCCAATTCAAGTTAGATTTATGCAATAAACTTTGTTTTTACCCACAACTCCTGTTCGGGCTCATGGTCAAAGTGAGAAGAGGGCACTTGAATGTTGACCGGATGTTGCGGGGCTCCAGCGCTGTTGGCTTGTACAAAAGATTCATTAATAGCTACACAATTGATACATTTCTCCGGAATTTAATGAAGAGTTCGTGATTCCAATCCTCCAAGGAATGATGCTGTAATTTTAGGGTTTTGGGAAACCTGGCATAAATCGCCAAGGTAACGGTGCATTTGATTTTCACCCG is a window of Anopheles aquasalis chromosome 2, idAnoAquaMG_Q_19, whole genome shotgun sequence DNA encoding:
- the LOC126571813 gene encoding intraflagellar transport protein 52 homolog, producing the protein MSSASILFNLSKNELFKLADNFKTLHRKLKVNHRVDSNKSEITPELLKTANVFVLAGPQEKFTETEFQHLKDYISEGGRLLLLLGEGGEVQFNTNVNFLLEDYGMTINNDVVVRPQYYKYFHPKEALISGGVACDSMNNLLLEASKSILSSFDFMDDKYKVEFVYPFGATMNIISPSNVLLTTGPVVYPFNRPLAGYYQNENNGKLIAIGSGHMFQDKYISNEVNTTLWDCLLTMILQDEFKFKASDFNDLEINDYAVIPDTIYLAEQPKICLMDSLDYDIPADFKKLFDMSLYSISNDLLRDVISTYEKLDVQYEPLKIIKPQFEIPLPPLQLAVFQPIFSDLPAPPLELFDLDEAFSSEKVQIGQLTNKCLTPALEGQSPVDEKELGYFIQECGRILKVCQDDQKMSPKEILNGISVKIAHYKKLDKD
- the LOC126571835 gene encoding cytochrome c oxidase subunit 5B, mitochondrial-like yields the protein MASLCGRMVLAAAKRNVTYTPVRFCKMMNDPIEHATGIEKRELLAKQAGNPDPFDMRVFKRGPGTKDSPNLIPSAFDARLVGCVCEEDQTYVQWMWLYQGQPKRCECGHWFKLVEKAPV